Proteins co-encoded in one Kribbella qitaiheensis genomic window:
- a CDS encoding AAA family ATPase translates to MGLQNFTGRPDDDDANSPSGTGGSPLPPGFPSSGVPAGNSGGSAYDADAVEEMLVDYNERYQNAEPTLFRDRLIEQVLSVLIGKTKSNALLVGPAGVGKTKIVEDIARRIALGDVLIPDQLKNHTVYELPIFNLVAGSAFVGALEEKVKSIVDYASDPKNKVILFMDEIHQLTSGSDGGTYTKIAQILKPALARGDMQVIGATTTQEARLLDDDPAFRRRFSRLVVDEITPDETAAVLKKIRPGLLAHYKQQITVTDDVLASVVRVADENSHAGSHRPDSAITLLDRAMADRVLEQKRLITAAIAGGDAATAQALQAIPRFPLTETRVLDVARRMLTGNTIKNVLDITQLSSALTERLQGQDSVLGTLVDRIAREELGVFPRTAPVAWLFAGASGVGKTETAKIVSEQLTGQEPIVLNMTEFHHESSMSRIIGAPPGYVGSNSNAELPFDSLESNPHRVILLDEFEKADRAVQRLFLQALDEGYITTARGKRIDFSKAFVFATTNAAREWLDGNQLGFGAGPKTVSNRSLNAALGQFFDAELLGRFSLVVGFNPIDEKVYCQVLTANYAQQRRRILGANTRLGQVLPTAIPDDELAAISKRTFVPSHGARPAARAVRAWIEDALIAAQTPGPVALVPQASANVEDPALSA, encoded by the coding sequence ATGGGCCTCCAGAACTTCACCGGTCGTCCCGACGACGACGACGCGAACTCGCCGAGTGGAACCGGCGGATCCCCGCTACCACCAGGCTTCCCGTCCTCCGGCGTGCCCGCGGGCAACAGCGGCGGCTCTGCCTACGACGCCGACGCCGTCGAGGAGATGCTTGTCGACTACAACGAGAGGTACCAGAACGCGGAGCCCACGCTGTTCCGTGACCGGCTCATCGAGCAGGTCCTCTCGGTCCTGATCGGCAAGACCAAATCCAACGCGCTGCTCGTCGGCCCCGCGGGCGTCGGCAAGACCAAGATCGTCGAAGACATCGCCCGCCGCATTGCCCTCGGCGACGTTCTTATCCCCGACCAGCTCAAGAACCACACGGTCTACGAACTGCCGATCTTCAACCTGGTCGCCGGGTCCGCCTTCGTCGGCGCGCTGGAGGAGAAGGTCAAATCGATCGTCGACTACGCCTCGGACCCCAAGAACAAGGTCATCTTGTTCATGGACGAGATCCATCAGCTCACCAGCGGATCCGACGGTGGCACGTACACGAAGATCGCGCAGATCCTCAAGCCGGCGTTGGCGCGCGGCGACATGCAGGTCATCGGCGCTACCACCACGCAGGAGGCCCGGCTACTCGACGACGACCCCGCGTTCAGGCGCCGCTTCTCCCGGCTCGTTGTCGACGAGATCACCCCCGACGAGACCGCCGCGGTGCTGAAGAAGATCCGGCCCGGCCTGCTGGCCCACTACAAACAGCAGATCACCGTCACCGACGACGTACTGGCCTCCGTGGTTCGTGTCGCCGACGAAAACTCCCACGCGGGGTCCCACCGGCCCGACAGCGCGATCACACTGCTGGATCGTGCAATGGCCGACCGCGTGCTCGAGCAGAAAAGGCTCATCACTGCGGCGATTGCGGGCGGCGACGCCGCCACCGCTCAAGCACTACAGGCGATCCCGCGCTTCCCGCTCACCGAGACTCGGGTCCTCGACGTCGCCCGGCGCATGCTCACCGGCAACACCATCAAGAACGTCCTCGACATCACCCAGCTCAGCTCCGCCCTGACGGAGCGCCTGCAGGGCCAAGACTCCGTGCTGGGCACCCTGGTCGATCGGATCGCGCGCGAGGAGCTGGGTGTCTTCCCCCGCACCGCACCCGTAGCGTGGCTGTTTGCCGGTGCCTCCGGCGTCGGCAAGACCGAAACGGCGAAGATCGTCTCCGAACAGCTGACCGGTCAGGAGCCGATCGTGCTGAATATGACCGAGTTCCATCACGAGTCATCCATGTCCCGGATCATCGGAGCGCCGCCGGGCTACGTCGGGTCGAACTCCAACGCCGAACTCCCCTTCGACTCACTCGAATCGAACCCGCACCGGGTCATCCTGCTCGATGAATTCGAGAAGGCCGACCGCGCAGTGCAGCGCCTGTTCCTGCAAGCGCTCGACGAGGGCTACATCACCACGGCCCGGGGCAAGCGGATCGACTTCTCCAAGGCGTTCGTCTTCGCGACGACGAACGCTGCCAGGGAATGGCTCGATGGCAACCAGCTCGGCTTCGGCGCCGGACCGAAGACAGTCTCAAACCGTAGTCTGAACGCCGCGCTGGGGCAGTTCTTCGACGCCGAGCTGCTCGGCCGCTTCTCGCTGGTCGTCGGGTTCAACCCCATCGACGAGAAGGTCTACTGCCAGGTCCTGACCGCGAACTACGCGCAGCAGCGCCGGCGCATCCTCGGCGCAAATACTCGGCTCGGCCAAGTGCTCCCCACGGCCATCCCGGACGATGAACTGGCTGCCATCTCTAAGCGGACCTTCGTTCCCAGCCACGGGGCTCGCCCCGCCGCGCGTGCTGTCAGGGCCTGGATCGAGGACGCCCTGATCGCTGCCCAGACTCCCGGTCCGGTCGCGCTCGTGCCGCAGGCAAGCGCCAACGTGGAGGATCCGGCGCTCAGCGCCTGA
- a CDS encoding VRR-NUC domain-containing protein has protein sequence MERRERDIEQYFRNECRKRGFLCLKFVSPSRNGVPDRVVVTPAATVFVELKKPGSSLRKIQRVTHSKLRRHGAAVYVVDGRRSADRLLAELSDGRRPVAEPNDHETF, from the coding sequence ATGGAGCGCCGTGAGCGCGACATCGAGCAGTATTTCCGAAACGAGTGCCGCAAGCGCGGGTTCCTGTGCCTGAAGTTCGTCTCGCCGTCGCGAAACGGCGTACCTGACCGCGTCGTCGTGACACCGGCCGCAACTGTCTTCGTCGAGCTGAAGAAGCCCGGCAGCTCGCTACGCAAGATCCAGCGGGTGACGCACTCGAAGCTGCGCCGGCACGGGGCGGCCGTCTACGTGGTGGACGGCCGTCGTAGTGCCGACCGGCTCCTCGCCGAGCTGAGTGACGGCAGGCGGCCTGTGGCTGAGCCCAACGACCACGAAACGTTCTGA
- a CDS encoding DUF7694 domain-containing protein — protein sequence MPKASRSGNPAKAAGRQERWTSFVRHQNIPTGEQVWQNSRYTVLVAVRNDHAVRWAGLEGAHDAHLSFRRRDRQPEPISWRDIQRIKSELCGSEAEALECFPAESRLIDGSNQRHLWVWRQGKPNAPRLGWYGGRAVLGAVLADADAATVAPLVTVHTGNLSNARQNPFEDGANANLNLQGVIWS from the coding sequence ATGCCCAAGGCAAGCAGATCAGGCAATCCTGCCAAGGCGGCCGGCCGGCAGGAACGATGGACGTCCTTTGTCCGGCACCAGAACATCCCGACCGGCGAGCAGGTCTGGCAGAACAGCCGTTACACCGTTCTGGTCGCGGTCCGCAACGACCACGCTGTTCGATGGGCAGGACTCGAAGGCGCACATGATGCGCATCTGTCGTTCCGCCGCCGAGACCGCCAACCCGAACCGATCAGCTGGCGCGACATCCAGCGCATCAAATCTGAACTGTGCGGCTCAGAGGCCGAGGCCCTGGAATGCTTCCCTGCCGAGTCCCGATTGATCGACGGCAGCAACCAACGTCACCTGTGGGTGTGGCGGCAGGGCAAGCCCAACGCTCCACGGCTCGGCTGGTACGGCGGCCGCGCGGTGCTCGGCGCGGTGCTGGCCGACGCCGATGCTGCCACGGTGGCGCCGCTGGTCACAGTGCACACAGGCAACCTGTCCAACGCACGGCAGAACCCGTTCGAAGACGGTGCCAACGCCAACCTGAACCTTCAAGGCGTGATCTGGTCATGA
- a CDS encoding AAA family ATPase: MRFNDTLSEIICQDLEMNIVPALMGEPGIGKSSWVEALAYSMNTKAFVLPCNQLADKADLTGARLVPTDAGSYKQVFYPHHVIQDCIDYAEANPREWPILFLDEINRTTSDVTSGALTLVTLRRMGHVELPKNVRIIVAGNDKGNVTTLDEASLSRFSIYRVEPEAATFMGIIGDELNPWVKKVLTQFPALVFQKAISGVVAADGPDDDDDATTSSFAELFDSGEEMNQLTTPRTIDNLSRWLNRADRAQLSRYLAMPATIGDRETTVLNEVVESHVGNTTFAVQVVSVIAEDLASGTGQAATNQVVVPKPNCYVDLKAAQSVTDLAALIADLTDSDKSGSLLYALKEHEDNTRLIEQLAQATQQIESAHTRTLFEMVSAQQADMPNVEAFLNGGTPLADALKPLLSAFL; encoded by the coding sequence ATGCGCTTCAACGACACGCTGTCCGAGATCATCTGCCAGGACCTCGAGATGAACATCGTTCCCGCCCTCATGGGCGAGCCCGGAATCGGCAAGTCCTCGTGGGTCGAGGCGCTGGCCTACTCGATGAACACGAAGGCCTTCGTGCTGCCGTGCAATCAGCTCGCCGACAAGGCCGACCTCACTGGTGCGCGCCTCGTACCGACCGACGCCGGGTCCTATAAGCAGGTCTTCTACCCGCACCATGTCATCCAGGACTGCATCGACTACGCCGAGGCGAACCCGCGCGAGTGGCCGATCCTGTTCCTCGACGAGATCAACCGCACGACCTCTGACGTCACCTCCGGCGCGTTGACCCTGGTCACGCTGCGCCGCATGGGACACGTCGAGCTGCCCAAGAACGTCCGCATCATCGTGGCCGGCAACGACAAGGGCAACGTGACCACGCTGGACGAGGCGAGCCTGTCCCGGTTCTCGATCTACCGTGTCGAGCCCGAGGCTGCGACGTTCATGGGCATCATCGGCGACGAACTGAACCCGTGGGTGAAGAAGGTCCTGACGCAGTTCCCGGCGCTGGTCTTCCAGAAGGCCATATCGGGCGTCGTCGCAGCCGACGGCCCTGACGATGACGACGACGCCACGACCTCGTCGTTCGCCGAGTTGTTCGACTCCGGCGAGGAGATGAACCAGCTCACGACGCCGCGCACGATCGACAACCTGTCGCGCTGGCTGAACCGGGCCGACCGCGCACAGCTGTCGCGCTACCTGGCCATGCCGGCGACGATCGGGGATCGCGAGACCACTGTTCTCAACGAGGTCGTCGAGTCGCACGTGGGCAACACGACATTCGCGGTACAGGTCGTCTCGGTCATCGCCGAGGACCTGGCCAGCGGCACCGGCCAGGCGGCGACCAACCAGGTCGTCGTCCCGAAGCCCAACTGTTACGTGGACCTCAAGGCTGCGCAGTCGGTTACGGACCTGGCGGCGCTGATCGCGGACCTGACCGACTCCGACAAGTCCGGCTCGCTGCTCTACGCGCTCAAGGAGCACGAGGACAACACCCGGCTGATCGAACAGCTCGCTCAGGCCACGCAGCAGATCGAGTCCGCCCATACGCGGACGCTGTTCGAGATGGTTTCCGCGCAGCAGGCCGATATGCCGAACGTCGAGGCATTCCTCAACGGCGGGACGCCACTCGCGGACGCGCTCAAGCCGCTGCTGTCGGCGTTCCTCTGA
- a CDS encoding DEAD/DEAH box helicase, with product MTTLTPALPQAPVLMPHQQHAVDFMVSRPFAGIWVDIGGGKTLSTLTALQQIRPIGHILVISNVAIARSTWIDEIEERQMPIRIRSLIVDERDRKLSRDDRLERFRQVFTDPPTMYFINQELITRSPQKNCPACQGNGVPAPHACQQCQTGLVDQMPIQQIDGRDTIIWPFQTVIIDESQEFKSHSSNRFKALKTVRPAITRLIELTGTPAPNGLEDLWSQAYLLDQGRALGATITEYRERWFTPKMVPGTTTPAKWEPLPGAEQEIHQAIAHLVMSAQNTSANLPELTVEDVHVHMDPDVLTAYREFRRDLVIDIVDQAAFRAAERAYDNWRRTSADADAHAIRAQLSTLTGDSLRTADDSFRKARIHHFLRDPDEQLVSTVVAENKAVLTSKLMQFASGTLYTADPDDPSTAGRYEAIHDEKLHKAAQLIHGNAGAPVLVAYHFKSDKQRLLEHLNGAGLHTEAFNGSRTMTRRWNAKEIAVMLIHPASAGAGLNLQHGGSTLIWYTLPFSLKHYLQTNGRVYRTGQTRPVRILQLITAGTQDERMPVVLDAKRLTQDRLIRAVDVDVALLAALHEEIRDDLNAHWLSTRL from the coding sequence ATGACCACCCTCACGCCAGCACTACCGCAAGCACCCGTCCTCATGCCTCACCAGCAGCATGCAGTCGACTTCATGGTCAGCCGTCCATTCGCCGGTATCTGGGTAGACATCGGTGGTGGCAAGACGCTCAGCACCCTGACCGCGCTACAGCAGATCCGGCCGATCGGTCACATTCTCGTCATCTCGAATGTGGCGATCGCACGATCGACCTGGATCGACGAGATCGAGGAACGGCAGATGCCGATCCGCATCCGCTCGTTGATCGTCGACGAGCGCGACCGCAAGCTCAGCCGGGACGACCGCCTCGAACGCTTCCGTCAGGTGTTCACCGACCCACCGACCATGTACTTCATCAACCAGGAACTCATCACCCGGTCGCCGCAAAAGAACTGCCCAGCATGTCAGGGCAACGGAGTACCGGCCCCGCACGCCTGCCAACAGTGCCAGACAGGACTGGTCGATCAGATGCCGATCCAGCAGATCGACGGACGCGACACGATCATCTGGCCCTTCCAGACCGTCATCATCGACGAGAGCCAGGAGTTCAAATCACACTCCTCTAACCGATTCAAGGCGCTCAAGACCGTGCGCCCAGCCATCACCCGGCTCATCGAGCTCACCGGCACACCTGCACCGAACGGCCTTGAGGACCTGTGGAGCCAGGCGTACCTGCTCGATCAGGGCCGGGCGCTGGGCGCGACCATTACGGAATACCGCGAGCGCTGGTTCACACCGAAGATGGTCCCCGGCACCACCACACCGGCCAAGTGGGAGCCGCTTCCCGGCGCCGAGCAGGAGATCCACCAAGCCATCGCACACCTGGTGATGAGCGCGCAGAACACCTCCGCGAACCTCCCCGAGCTCACCGTCGAAGACGTGCACGTCCACATGGACCCGGACGTGCTGACGGCCTACCGGGAGTTCAGACGTGACCTCGTCATCGACATCGTCGACCAGGCCGCGTTCCGCGCCGCGGAACGCGCCTACGACAACTGGCGACGAACGTCGGCCGACGCCGACGCCCACGCGATCCGCGCCCAGCTCTCGACCCTCACCGGCGATTCCCTGCGTACTGCCGACGATTCGTTTCGCAAAGCCAGAATCCACCACTTCCTCCGGGATCCCGACGAGCAGCTGGTCAGCACCGTGGTCGCCGAAAACAAGGCCGTACTGACGAGCAAGCTCATGCAGTTCGCCTCCGGCACGCTGTACACCGCCGACCCGGACGACCCGAGCACCGCCGGTCGGTACGAGGCCATCCACGACGAGAAGCTTCACAAGGCCGCGCAGCTGATCCACGGCAACGCCGGCGCCCCGGTACTCGTCGCCTACCACTTCAAGTCCGACAAGCAGCGACTGCTCGAACACCTCAACGGCGCCGGACTCCACACCGAGGCCTTCAACGGCTCCCGGACGATGACTCGGCGCTGGAACGCCAAAGAGATCGCAGTCATGCTGATCCACCCGGCGTCAGCCGGCGCCGGCCTGAATCTCCAGCACGGTGGCTCGACGCTGATCTGGTACACCCTGCCGTTCTCGCTCAAGCACTATCTGCAGACCAACGGCAGGGTGTATCGCACCGGCCAGACCCGGCCGGTACGGATCCTTCAGCTCATCACCGCCGGCACCCAAGACGAAAGGATGCCTGTGGTCCTGGACGCCAAGCGGCTCACACAAGATCGGCTCATCCGGGCCGTCGACGTCGACGTCGCTCTACTCGCTGCGCTGCACGAAGAGATCCGCGACGACCTCAACGCCCACTGGCTGTCCACTCGGCTCTGA